In Acaryochloris marina S15, a single genomic region encodes these proteins:
- a CDS encoding amino acid permease has protein sequence MPKFPLRRSKAKTASTEETPGLGTFAGVYTPSLLTILGVIMYLRFGWVVGNVGLFNTLVIVTLATSITFLTALSISAIATDQVVRAGGAYYMISRSLGIETGGAVGIPLFFAQAVSVALYTIGFAESLVRIFPNLNQTLVAVVTTLFVAGLALKSADIAIKAQFGIMAAIAVSLVSFGFGHPVPVETGADAIPQAKGFWEVFAVFFPAVTGIMAGVSMSGDLKDPARSIPKGTLAAIGTGYVIYMVLPILLTMRAEPSTLMQDPLVMRRIAFWGDAILLGVWGATLSSAIGSILGAPRVLQALARDRILPRSLRWLGIGSGPNDEPRLGTLFTLGIALAVVSIGDLNLIAPVLSMFFLTTYMVLNVAAGVESFLQSPSFRPTFRIHWIFSLMGAFGCIAVMFLINGLATIMAALIVLAIYLWLERQQLESAWGDVRRGVWMTVVRMGLFQLGSTPDPKNWRPHILVLSGVPTRRWHLVQVASALTHNRGLITVSSVLPVKGRDVAQQTTMESMVKDYLDRKGVKALVRFVRDSDPFAGAERLVEAYGLGALVPNTILLGNTENATSRDRYCQMIAHFHQAQRNVAILRYQDTHQNRFPNFCRRIDVWWGGLKQNGGLMLILADLLRTSMVWRQTEIWLKLVVPDQSAAQAAQRNLDDVVKRLRIRAVSQVIIANDRPFAQILKSSSKGADLVILGMARPDEQFSEYYESLQTRTMGLPTTLFVLASQNLAFADVLEKE, from the coding sequence ATGCCCAAATTCCCTTTGCGTCGGTCTAAAGCCAAAACGGCCAGTACCGAAGAGACTCCTGGATTAGGCACATTTGCTGGTGTTTATACCCCCTCCCTGCTGACCATCCTAGGCGTCATTATGTACCTACGCTTCGGTTGGGTCGTGGGCAATGTTGGCCTCTTCAATACCCTAGTGATCGTCACCTTAGCCACCTCGATCACTTTTTTAACTGCCCTGTCTATTTCTGCGATCGCAACGGATCAAGTGGTACGTGCAGGGGGAGCCTACTACATGATTAGCCGCTCTCTGGGCATTGAAACCGGAGGTGCAGTCGGGATTCCGCTGTTTTTTGCCCAAGCCGTCTCTGTAGCGCTATACACCATTGGCTTTGCCGAAAGTCTAGTCCGCATTTTCCCCAACCTCAATCAAACCTTAGTGGCAGTCGTGACCACTTTGTTCGTTGCAGGTCTGGCTCTCAAATCGGCTGATATTGCCATCAAAGCCCAGTTCGGAATTATGGCAGCGATTGCAGTATCGCTGGTCTCTTTTGGGTTTGGTCATCCAGTTCCCGTCGAAACAGGGGCAGACGCCATTCCCCAAGCCAAAGGTTTTTGGGAAGTTTTCGCCGTCTTTTTCCCAGCGGTTACCGGGATCATGGCTGGTGTAAGTATGTCAGGAGATTTAAAAGATCCAGCCCGATCGATTCCGAAGGGAACTTTGGCTGCGATTGGAACGGGATATGTGATCTATATGGTGTTGCCAATTCTCCTCACCATGCGGGCAGAACCTAGCACTCTGATGCAAGATCCTTTGGTGATGCGAAGAATTGCCTTTTGGGGCGACGCCATCCTACTCGGGGTCTGGGGGGCAACCCTTTCGAGCGCAATTGGCAGTATCTTAGGTGCACCCCGAGTCTTGCAGGCATTGGCACGCGATCGCATCTTGCCTCGCAGTCTCCGATGGCTGGGAATTGGCAGCGGCCCCAATGACGAACCCCGGCTAGGAACGCTTTTCACCTTAGGAATCGCCTTAGCTGTAGTCTCCATTGGTGACCTGAATTTAATCGCCCCGGTCCTCAGTATGTTTTTCTTGACCACCTATATGGTCCTGAACGTGGCGGCTGGAGTCGAAAGCTTTCTTCAGAGTCCCTCTTTCCGACCCACCTTTCGCATCCACTGGATTTTTTCCTTAATGGGCGCATTCGGCTGTATCGCCGTCATGTTTTTGATCAATGGGTTGGCGACTATTATGGCAGCCCTGATAGTTCTAGCCATTTACCTTTGGCTAGAGCGGCAGCAATTGGAAAGTGCCTGGGGAGATGTGCGGCGAGGGGTGTGGATGACCGTGGTCCGGATGGGACTGTTCCAGCTGGGCAGTACCCCAGACCCTAAAAACTGGCGGCCCCATATTCTAGTGTTATCGGGCGTGCCCACCCGTCGTTGGCATCTGGTTCAGGTAGCCTCTGCCCTCACCCACAATCGTGGACTGATTACGGTATCTAGCGTCCTGCCCGTTAAGGGTAGAGATGTGGCCCAACAAACCACCATGGAATCTATGGTCAAAGACTATCTGGATCGCAAAGGCGTTAAAGCTTTAGTCCGATTTGTCCGCGATAGCGATCCCTTTGCTGGGGCGGAACGTTTAGTCGAAGCGTATGGGCTTGGGGCCTTGGTTCCCAACACAATTCTGTTGGGCAATACGGAAAATGCAACGAGCCGCGATCGCTATTGTCAAATGATCGCCCATTTCCATCAGGCTCAACGGAATGTCGCTATTCTGCGCTATCAAGACACCCACCAAAACCGCTTTCCCAACTTTTGTCGCCGGATTGATGTCTGGTGGGGAGGCTTAAAACAGAATGGCGGGCTCATGCTGATCTTGGCCGACTTACTACGCACCAGTATGGTGTGGCGGCAAACAGAAATTTGGCTCAAGCTCGTGGTGCCCGATCAGTCTGCAGCTCAAGCAGCTCAGCGCAACTTAGATGATGTCGTCAAGCGGCTGCGTATCCGTGCCGTATCACAGGTCATTATTGCCAACGATCGTCCCTTCGCCCAAATCTTAAAATCCTCCTCCAAAGGGGCTGACTTAGTCATTCTTGGGATGGCTCGTCCAGACGAACAATTCAGCGAATATTACGAGAGTTTACAGACTCGAACCATGGGATTGCCCACCACCTTATTTGTGCTGGCGTCTCAAAATTTGGCCTTTGCTGACGTACTGGAGAAGGAATAG